The following are encoded together in the Saliniramus fredricksonii genome:
- the apaG gene encoding Co2+/Mg2+ efflux protein ApaG, translated as MYEAVSNGVRITVEPRYLDEESRPQDRRYFFAYTVEIANLTPEPMQLLRRYWRITDGLGRVEEVRGDGVVGEQPEIGPGDSFSYTSGCPLGTPDGTMQGHYEILRADGSLFLAEIPAFSLDSPHLRRSVH; from the coding sequence ATGTACGAGGCCGTGAGCAACGGTGTGCGCATCACAGTCGAGCCACGTTATCTCGACGAGGAATCGCGTCCGCAGGACAGGCGATACTTCTTCGCCTATACGGTCGAGATCGCCAACCTGACCCCCGAGCCGATGCAGCTCCTGCGCCGCTATTGGCGCATCACCGACGGGCTGGGCCGCGTCGAGGAGGTGCGTGGTGACGGCGTCGTGGGCGAGCAGCCGGAAATCGGCCCGGGCGACAGTTTCAGCTATACCAGCGGCTGCCCGCTCGGAACACCGGACGGTACAATGCAGGGCCACTACGAGATCCTGCGTGCGGACGGGTCGCTGTTTCTGGCCGAGATTCCCGCCTTCTCCCTCGACTCACCTCATCTGCGCCGCTCGGTTCATTGA
- a CDS encoding CDP-alcohol phosphatidyltransferase family protein: MLDGMMRRLIDPVLDRIAGRLVLRGIGADTVTFTGFALGLVSALGVAIEADAAALLALALSRLCDGLDGAVARRTTPTDRGGYMDIVLDFAFYGAIPLAFALRDPQANAMPAVILLFTFYVNGASFLAFSAVAAKRQMDSKVRGLKSIYFTIGLAEGTETIIAFVAMMLFPAHFALIAYFFAGLVAMTALSRLTLAWTVFRDEPEDEATPADESLDRDGGSRP; this comes from the coding sequence ATGCTGGATGGGATGATGCGCCGTCTGATCGACCCGGTGCTGGACCGGATCGCCGGACGGCTCGTCCTGCGCGGGATCGGCGCCGATACGGTCACCTTCACCGGTTTCGCGCTTGGTCTCGTCAGCGCACTTGGCGTGGCGATCGAAGCGGATGCGGCGGCGCTTCTGGCGCTGGCTCTCAGCCGGCTCTGCGACGGGCTCGACGGCGCGGTGGCGCGGCGCACCACGCCGACGGATCGCGGCGGCTATATGGATATCGTGCTCGATTTCGCCTTCTATGGCGCCATTCCGCTGGCCTTCGCGCTGCGCGATCCGCAGGCGAACGCCATGCCCGCCGTGATCCTGCTCTTTACCTTCTATGTGAACGGCGCGAGCTTCCTCGCCTTCTCTGCCGTCGCGGCCAAGCGGCAAATGGATTCGAAGGTGCGCGGGCTGAAGTCGATCTATTTCACCATCGGGCTGGCCGAGGGTACCGAGACCATCATCGCCTTTGTCGCGATGATGCTGTTTCCCGCCCATTTCGCGCTGATCGCCTATTTCTTCGCCGGCCTCGTGGCGATGACGGCGCTGTCCCGGCTCACTCTCGCCTGGACGGTGTTTCGCGACGAGCCGGAAGACGAGGCCACGCCTGCGGACGAATCGCTCGACCGTGACGGCGGGTCGAGGCCATAG
- the argE gene encoding acetylornithine deacetylase, with protein sequence MNSTRRTPLDLLERLVSFDTESSKSNRAIIEFIAAYLDSYGVPYLRVPNEAGDKESLVATIGPLVEGGIVLSGHTDVVPVTGQVWTSDPFALRVADGRAYGRGAVDMKGFLALMLALVPDWCAADLARPVHLLFSYDEEISCLGVIDAIAQFGAALPRPRAVIVGEPTGLEVADAHKSVTVYTTRVHGFEAHSSKPALGANAVTSAAELVCEINRIGDALMAEGDSSGRFDPPYSTVSVGTISGGTARNILAKECVFNWEIRGLPDLDVAAIEKRFFAFSETIERERLNRFGDYGRIETSIDVHVPGLAPVPGSEAESLALHAARRNATISVPFGTEAGRFQDADLPVVVCGPGSIDQAHQPDEFITLDALAAGEAFMRRLTGI encoded by the coding sequence ATGAATTCCACACGCCGCACGCCGCTCGACCTGCTCGAGCGCCTCGTTTCCTTCGATACCGAAAGCAGCAAATCGAACCGCGCGATCATTGAATTCATTGCAGCCTATCTCGATTCGTACGGCGTGCCGTATCTGCGCGTTCCCAATGAAGCGGGCGACAAGGAATCCCTCGTCGCCACGATCGGCCCGCTGGTCGAGGGCGGTATCGTCCTCTCCGGTCATACCGATGTGGTACCCGTGACCGGGCAGGTCTGGACGAGCGATCCGTTCGCGTTGCGCGTCGCTGATGGCCGGGCCTATGGGCGCGGCGCGGTCGATATGAAGGGGTTTCTCGCCCTGATGCTGGCTCTGGTACCGGATTGGTGTGCGGCTGACCTCGCCCGCCCGGTGCACCTTCTGTTTTCCTATGACGAGGAGATCTCGTGCCTCGGCGTGATCGATGCGATTGCGCAGTTCGGCGCTGCATTGCCGCGCCCGCGCGCCGTCATCGTCGGCGAGCCGACGGGGCTCGAGGTTGCCGATGCCCACAAGAGCGTGACCGTCTACACCACCCGCGTGCATGGTTTCGAAGCGCATTCCTCAAAGCCCGCACTCGGCGCCAATGCGGTGACGAGCGCCGCCGAACTCGTCTGCGAGATCAACCGGATCGGCGATGCGCTGATGGCGGAGGGCGATTCGAGCGGGCGCTTCGACCCGCCTTATTCGACGGTATCGGTCGGCACCATTTCCGGCGGCACAGCGCGCAATATTCTGGCCAAGGAATGCGTCTTCAACTGGGAAATCAGGGGCTTGCCGGATCTCGATGTCGCAGCAATCGAAAAGCGTTTCTTCGCCTTCAGTGAGACGATCGAGCGTGAGCGCCTCAACCGCTTCGGCGATTACGGGCGGATCGAGACCAGCATCGATGTGCATGTGCCGGGCCTCGCCCCGGTGCCGGGCTCGGAGGCGGAGAGCCTCGCGCTGCATGCTGCGCGCCGCAACGCCACGATCAGCGTCCCCTTCGGCACGGAGGCCGGGCGCTTCCAGGACGCGGATCTCCCCGTCGTCGTCTGTGGCCCGGGCAGCATCGACCAGGCGCACCAGCCTGACGAATTCATCACCCTCGACGCGCTCGCCGCGGGCGAGGCCTTCATGCGGCGGCTGACCGGAATCTGA
- a CDS encoding HAL/PAL/TAL family ammonia-lyase, with protein MIIALDGASLTIADAARVARPDAQGTYAHAELAPAARERIAATRAYIDETWMHDGAPLMYAFNTGVGLFKDQRIVIADMAEYQKKTVYAHATGIGEPFAEDVTRAMMLMRANAFASNYSGPQVALVERLLAFLNAGLHPVIPQKGSVGASGDLAPLAHLAAAVCGFPEAEMTWRGKRMPAREAIAQAGFDPDIRLGAKDASALINGSTTSLALAALAAHDARRLMKTADIALCLSLEAMRGERAAFDPRLQRARPHPGQMKVARNILRILDGTQRCAQAARDVVFPEENRAPGTPASPRVQDVYSLRCAPQVHGPANDALDYVEGLVSVELNAATDNPLIVDDGAGGYVSLSGGHFHGQYMAQAMDVLAIAMTDLGAISERRLARLIDPGMSYGLPRNLLAGKQGLNTGYATVQCSMSALVMENRGLATPGSVDSIPGKSNAEDHVSNSTWCGRKARTIVENVEQIVAGELLMAAQALSLVAEVADGYPLGKGSQAALDAIRETIPPALEGDRWYAREMGDALALVRSGAVIHAVETAIGLLE; from the coding sequence ATGATCATCGCTCTTGACGGCGCCAGCCTCACCATCGCCGATGCCGCTCGTGTGGCACGCCCGGATGCGCAGGGCACTTACGCGCATGCCGAACTTGCCCCCGCCGCCCGCGAGCGCATCGCGGCGACGCGCGCCTATATCGACGAGACCTGGATGCATGACGGTGCGCCGCTGATGTATGCCTTCAACACTGGCGTCGGCCTGTTCAAGGACCAGCGCATCGTCATCGCCGACATGGCGGAATATCAAAAGAAGACGGTCTACGCCCATGCGACCGGTATCGGCGAGCCCTTCGCCGAGGACGTCACCCGCGCCATGATGCTGATGCGCGCCAACGCCTTCGCCTCGAATTATTCCGGCCCGCAGGTCGCACTGGTCGAGCGGCTGCTCGCCTTCCTCAATGCCGGCCTGCATCCGGTGATCCCGCAGAAGGGCTCAGTCGGCGCTTCCGGCGATCTCGCGCCGCTGGCCCACCTCGCCGCTGCCGTCTGCGGCTTCCCCGAGGCCGAAATGACCTGGCGCGGCAAGCGCATGCCGGCCCGCGAGGCGATCGCCCAGGCGGGATTTGATCCCGATATCCGGCTTGGCGCCAAGGATGCCTCGGCCCTGATCAATGGCTCGACCACCTCGCTCGCGCTGGCCGCCCTTGCCGCGCACGATGCGCGGCGCCTGATGAAGACCGCCGATATTGCGCTGTGTCTTTCGCTCGAGGCCATGCGCGGCGAACGCGCCGCCTTCGATCCGCGCCTCCAGCGCGCCCGCCCCCATCCCGGTCAGATGAAGGTGGCCCGCAACATCCTGCGTATTCTCGACGGGACGCAGCGCTGCGCACAGGCCGCGCGGGACGTGGTATTCCCGGAGGAAAACCGCGCGCCGGGCACCCCCGCATCGCCGCGCGTGCAGGATGTCTATTCCCTGCGCTGCGCACCCCAGGTCCACGGCCCGGCCAATGATGCGCTGGATTATGTCGAGGGGCTGGTATCGGTCGAGCTCAACGCAGCGACGGACAACCCGCTGATCGTCGATGACGGCGCCGGCGGCTATGTCTCGCTCTCGGGTGGACATTTCCACGGCCAGTACATGGCACAGGCCATGGATGTGCTCGCCATCGCCATGACCGATCTCGGCGCCATCAGCGAGCGTCGCCTCGCGCGGCTGATCGATCCCGGCATGAGCTACGGCCTGCCGCGCAACCTGCTCGCCGGCAAGCAGGGGCTCAATACCGGTTACGCCACGGTGCAATGCTCCATGTCGGCGCTGGTGATGGAGAATCGCGGCCTTGCCACACCGGGCTCGGTCGACAGCATCCCCGGCAAGAGCAATGCCGAGGACCACGTCTCCAATTCCACCTGGTGCGGGCGCAAGGCGCGCACCATCGTGGAGAATGTCGAGCAGATCGTCGCCGGCGAATTGCTGATGGCGGCGCAGGCGCTCAGCCTCGTTGCGGAGGTCGCCGACGGCTATCCGCTCGGCAAGGGCTCGCAGGCTGCGCTGGACGCCATCCGCGAAACCATCCCGCCTGCCCTCGAGGGCGATCGCTGGTACGCGCGGGAAATGGGCGATGCGCTGGCGCTGGTGCGCTCGGGGGCGGTGATCCACGCTGTCGAGACAGCAATTGGCCTGCTCGAGTGA